One Cohnella candidum genomic region harbors:
- a CDS encoding GH32 C-terminal domain-containing protein — translation MFRFGGKAVLFYSPSGPVQYVSGTYSAGGLSEASVPRTVDYGGWEGFYASTGFVDEQGRRILLGWMPEGRGAEFPIQLDWTGALALPRLVNLKPNGAISMTPIPELETLRGECLKFADLLMTTAAWDIGAFSSSFECMMEIQKPSEGSGELSVSVLVSACGRERTDVRLDFATGTIAIDRSRSSLFPGVHKTAVTGKLNLEDFTETIKLRIYVDRSTIEVFVDDDTCLSARVYPSLDESKGIQLRANGVVRVIVMEIWKMNAADIR, via the coding sequence TTGTTCCGGTTCGGCGGCAAGGCCGTCCTGTTTTACTCCCCGAGCGGCCCCGTTCAATACGTCTCCGGAACGTATAGTGCCGGCGGGTTATCGGAAGCATCCGTTCCCCGAACCGTCGATTATGGCGGATGGGAAGGCTTCTACGCTTCGACGGGGTTCGTCGACGAGCAGGGCCGCCGCATACTGCTCGGCTGGATGCCGGAAGGAAGAGGAGCGGAATTCCCGATTCAACTGGACTGGACGGGAGCATTGGCGCTGCCGCGTCTCGTAAACTTGAAACCGAACGGCGCGATCTCGATGACTCCGATTCCCGAGTTGGAAACGTTAAGAGGCGAGTGCCTCAAATTTGCGGATTTGCTCATGACTACGGCTGCATGGGATATAGGAGCGTTCTCGTCAAGCTTTGAATGCATGATGGAAATCCAGAAGCCATCCGAAGGATCGGGCGAATTGTCCGTTTCCGTACTCGTTTCTGCCTGCGGCCGGGAACGAACGGACGTGCGATTGGATTTCGCGACGGGAACGATCGCGATCGACCGTTCGAGATCAAGTTTGTTCCCGGGCGTGCACAAGACCGCCGTTACCGGCAAACTCAACTTGGAAGATTTTACGGAAACGATCAAGCTGCGAATTTACGTAGACCGATCAACAATAGAAGTGTTTGTCGATGACGATACCTGTTTGTCGGCAAGGGTATATCCTTCCTTGGACGAGAGTAAGGGCATTCAATTGCGAGCCAACGGAGTGGTTCGTGTCATCGTGATGGAAATCTGGAAAATGAACGCGGCGGATATCCGATGA
- a CDS encoding AraC family transcriptional regulator has product MQSDLDQLLEMVNSLNLAEGRTDTVVPFLSLVRRSQPTAMMPGVLRPSFCLILQGTKKFHLGQDTIYYGAGDYLVSLFDIPASGQVVGATRQSPYIGLRIELTPEEISSVMTEAEINVKPPNRKMGPGAYVGKSDEHLQLLLIRLLELRGKPEAEIRFLSSLIKREMIFRLLTGDYGHLFVQRVFMDQQNEGISRAIEWIKENYNKTFTIDEVARSSNMSVSGLHHKFKAVTAMAPLQYQKQLRLQEARRLMLNGSANATAAALEVGYESPAQFSREYRRHFGLPPLQDIKAFQRLPVPEAFETS; this is encoded by the coding sequence ATGCAATCGGATTTGGATCAATTGTTGGAAATGGTGAATTCTCTAAATCTTGCGGAGGGACGAACAGATACGGTTGTCCCCTTTCTTTCGCTGGTCCGGCGCAGCCAGCCGACGGCGATGATGCCAGGCGTTCTCAGACCATCTTTTTGCCTGATTCTACAAGGCACTAAGAAGTTCCATCTCGGTCAAGACACGATTTATTATGGTGCGGGCGACTATTTGGTCTCGTTGTTTGATATTCCGGCCTCCGGTCAAGTCGTCGGCGCTACGCGGCAATCGCCGTATATCGGCTTACGCATTGAATTAACGCCTGAGGAAATTTCCTCTGTCATGACGGAAGCTGAAATCAATGTGAAGCCGCCCAACCGAAAGATGGGCCCGGGAGCCTATGTAGGCAAATCCGATGAGCACTTGCAGCTCTTATTAATCCGGCTGTTGGAGCTGCGAGGCAAGCCCGAGGCCGAGATTCGCTTTCTGTCTTCGCTGATCAAACGCGAGATGATTTTCCGTTTGCTTACGGGAGATTACGGGCACTTGTTTGTCCAACGAGTCTTCATGGACCAGCAGAACGAGGGGATCAGCAGAGCCATTGAATGGATCAAGGAGAACTATAACAAAACCTTTACCATCGATGAGGTTGCGAGATCGTCCAACATGAGCGTATCCGGACTACATCACAAATTCAAAGCTGTCACGGCGATGGCTCCTCTGCAATATCAGAAGCAGCTCCGTCTCCAGGAAGCGAGACGCCTCATGCTGAACGGCTCAGCGAACGCGACGGCCGCCGCGCTGGAAGTCGGATACGAGAGCCCGGCTCAATTCAGCCGGGAGTATCGTCGGCACTTCGGGCTTCCTCCGCTTCAAGATATTAAGGCTTTTCAAAGATTACCAGTACCGGAAGCGTTCGAGACCAGCTAA
- a CDS encoding MFS transporter, whose amino-acid sequence MNEHSKRIILVMIVASQLMMVLDASILTTAIPEIGRTLHLSTAVLTWVQNAYILAFGGFLLLGARVGDLFGRRRTFIAGIALFTLASLLAGLAPSASLLLAARTLQGLAAAMATPSALALLSVTFSEARERVKAIAVYSAVSGAGGSVGLIVGGLLTDVISWRAGMFLNVPIGLALLLMVPRYMRETDTKKGHLDIMGALTSVIGMTALAFGFVQAASDGWGAPEVWGSLAFGGVSLAAFIQTESRAKEPITPLRLFVSRARSGAYLGRLLLVCGNYPIFFFVPQFLQNVLHFDSLEAGLAIMPFTAVQFGIMYAMPKLLARFGNAKVLIFGLVIAIAGTSWLSLISASSSYFPDLFLPLIVMGGGAGMIFQPFTTLGLSGVEAKDAGAASGLVNVAHQTGASLGLAVLIAVFEAANRPEVTSGTSFAHAISVSIGGSAIFLTASLVAVLIFLLPADRTQRAVVQMETD is encoded by the coding sequence TTGAATGAACATTCGAAACGAATCATTCTGGTGATGATCGTCGCCAGTCAACTGATGATGGTGCTCGACGCTTCCATCTTGACTACCGCGATACCTGAAATCGGCCGTACACTCCATCTTTCGACGGCTGTATTGACTTGGGTGCAGAACGCTTATATTTTGGCATTCGGCGGCTTCCTGTTATTAGGCGCTCGAGTGGGGGACCTTTTTGGAAGGAGAAGAACATTCATCGCGGGGATCGCCTTGTTTACGCTGGCATCGTTGCTCGCAGGCTTGGCGCCGTCTGCTTCGCTTCTACTGGCCGCCCGCACTTTGCAAGGATTGGCGGCAGCGATGGCGACGCCGTCGGCGCTCGCCTTGTTGTCTGTTACCTTCTCGGAAGCCCGGGAGCGGGTGAAGGCTATCGCTGTTTACAGCGCTGTATCGGGAGCCGGAGGAAGCGTCGGCCTTATCGTTGGCGGATTGCTTACGGACGTGATTTCTTGGCGCGCCGGGATGTTCCTCAACGTGCCGATCGGCCTCGCTCTGCTCCTTATGGTGCCTCGATATATGCGGGAGACAGATACGAAAAAGGGTCATCTGGATATCATGGGTGCATTGACATCGGTAATCGGAATGACGGCGCTGGCATTCGGCTTCGTTCAAGCAGCGTCTGACGGATGGGGAGCACCGGAAGTATGGGGCTCGCTTGCATTTGGAGGAGTTTCGTTAGCGGCTTTCATACAGACCGAATCACGGGCAAAAGAGCCGATTACACCTCTTCGCTTGTTCGTGAGCCGAGCGCGATCGGGAGCTTACTTGGGGAGGCTGTTGCTCGTGTGCGGAAATTATCCGATCTTTTTCTTCGTCCCGCAATTTTTGCAGAACGTCCTTCATTTTGATTCATTGGAGGCCGGGCTTGCAATTATGCCGTTCACGGCCGTTCAGTTCGGGATAATGTATGCCATGCCCAAGCTCTTGGCCCGATTCGGGAACGCTAAAGTATTGATTTTCGGATTGGTAATCGCGATCGCCGGAACAAGCTGGCTGAGTCTCATTTCGGCAAGTTCAAGCTATTTCCCTGATTTGTTTTTACCGTTGATCGTCATGGGGGGTGGTGCCGGGATGATCTTTCAACCGTTCACGACGTTAGGGTTGTCCGGTGTGGAGGCCAAGGATGCAGGAGCGGCATCAGGGCTCGTCAACGTCGCTCATCAGACCGGAGCGTCGCTTGGGCTCGCGGTTCTGATCGCCGTGTTCGAGGCGGCGAACAGACCGGAAGTTACTTCCGGTACGTCTTTTGCCCATGCGATCTCCGTCTCAATCGGGGGTTCGGCCATTTTCCTGACGGCTTCACTCGTTGCGGTCTTGATCTTTCTACTGCCGGCGGATAGAACGCAACGCGCCGTCGTGCAGATGGAAACAGATTGA
- a CDS encoding DUF441 domain-containing protein, whose protein sequence is MPQLDMSMMMLLIFAVLGILSKNSSITVAAVFLLLLKAAQLESTFPWIEKHGLNIGIIALTIGILAPFATGSVGWQQLLQSFVHWKSIAAIVVGIGVAYLGARGVNLMSAQPTIVTGLIIGTIIGVAFLKGVPVGPLIAAGILSLLVRQ, encoded by the coding sequence ATGCCTCAATTGGATATGTCCATGATGATGCTTTTGATTTTCGCCGTACTCGGCATACTAAGCAAGAACAGTTCCATAACGGTTGCGGCCGTTTTCTTGCTTCTACTAAAGGCAGCTCAATTGGAGTCAACGTTTCCCTGGATCGAAAAACATGGGCTGAATATCGGGATCATTGCTTTAACCATCGGGATTTTGGCGCCATTCGCGACGGGTTCGGTAGGTTGGCAGCAGTTACTGCAGTCTTTCGTTCATTGGAAATCCATCGCGGCCATCGTAGTCGGAATCGGGGTCGCGTACTTAGGCGCGCGAGGCGTGAACTTGATGTCAGCGCAGCCAACGATCGTAACCGGGCTCATCATCGGAACGATCATCGGTGTCGCGTTTTTGAAGGGGGTACCCGTAGGTCCGTTAATCGCCGCGGGTATTTTGTCGTTGTTGGTGAGGCAGTAA
- a CDS encoding helix-turn-helix transcriptional regulator encodes MNAPSADLIKIAPGFWASLRGVGVDPVDVARQARLPLSVIHEPLVTTAQYYSIWQAYSELFGDTAAGIVKLATAYETAQYPPAALATFHARDYRDALNRMVRYKQMCPPENLRIREEGEQCSIELEWQHTDQPGPPVLAGITLAYLLELGRRGTGRHLTACSVEFIHPMGDVRVLEGYFGCRVRTGADRNRLTLKREDLDRPFASYNEELLEILTPALERTLEERQSQFTTSAKVKWILSRCLTRGRIDIQTVASELGMSGRTLQRRLTDEGLSFKRLLAETRHEQALAYLADPTLEIKEVAFLVGYEDQNSFYRAFRSWEGETPANWRAAQEHWRSALVTE; translated from the coding sequence ATGAACGCTCCTTCCGCAGACCTAATCAAGATCGCGCCGGGCTTCTGGGCAAGCTTGAGAGGCGTAGGGGTAGACCCGGTTGACGTAGCGCGCCAAGCCCGTCTGCCGCTCTCCGTGATCCATGAACCGTTAGTCACGACCGCCCAATATTACTCAATCTGGCAAGCCTATTCCGAACTGTTCGGAGACACCGCTGCGGGAATCGTCAAGCTTGCGACCGCGTATGAGACGGCACAGTATCCGCCGGCCGCCTTAGCGACCTTCCACGCTCGCGACTACAGGGACGCGCTGAACCGAATGGTGCGTTACAAGCAAATGTGCCCTCCGGAAAACTTGCGCATTCGGGAAGAAGGCGAGCAATGCTCGATTGAATTAGAATGGCAGCATACGGATCAACCAGGACCGCCGGTGCTTGCCGGTATCACGCTCGCCTACCTGCTTGAGCTCGGGCGCCGGGGAACCGGCCGTCATCTCACGGCGTGTTCCGTCGAATTCATACACCCCATGGGCGACGTTCGAGTTCTTGAAGGTTATTTCGGCTGCCGCGTTCGGACGGGAGCGGACCGAAACCGGCTCACGCTGAAACGCGAAGATTTGGACCGTCCCTTCGCGTCGTATAATGAAGAACTTCTCGAAATTCTGACTCCCGCCTTGGAGCGAACGCTGGAAGAACGACAGAGCCAGTTCACCACGAGCGCTAAGGTGAAGTGGATCTTGTCTCGATGCCTGACGCGAGGGCGAATCGACATTCAAACCGTCGCTTCCGAGCTGGGGATGAGCGGTCGTACCTTGCAGCGAAGGCTGACGGACGAAGGTTTAAGCTTTAAACGGCTGCTGGCGGAAACCAGGCACGAACAGGCTCTCGCATACTTGGCGGACCCGACGCTGGAGATCAAAGAGGTCGCTTTTCTCGTCGGCTACGAAGACCAGAACTCGTTCTACCGCGCGTTCCGCTCGTGGGAGGGCGAGACTCCCGCCAATTGGCGCGCCGCGCAAGAGCATTGGCGTTCTGCGCTAGTTACCGAATAG
- a CDS encoding SDR family NAD(P)-dependent oxidoreductase translates to MDMGLKNKTALVTGSTRGIGKAIALELAREGVHVLVNGRNNDDVARTVAEIQTAFPETKPLNATADLVDERQREALLAKYPHVDILVNSMGIYEIMSYDDIDDAVWEKYFRTNVLAANGLTKFYLPSMLSREYGRIIFIASEEAVMPSGQMPQYGVTKSMLLSLSRSLSKLTRGSEVTVNTILPGPTLSENVQQIIESIYSNEEMTFEAKEKDFMAKNLPQSEIQRFIRPAEIGRLAAFICSPMASAFKGSPIRMDGGMVPTIY, encoded by the coding sequence ATGGATATGGGATTGAAGAATAAGACGGCTTTAGTAACGGGATCAACCAGAGGCATAGGGAAAGCGATTGCCCTTGAACTTGCCAGAGAAGGCGTTCACGTTCTTGTAAATGGTCGGAACAACGATGACGTAGCGCGCACGGTCGCGGAGATCCAAACCGCGTTCCCGGAGACGAAACCGCTGAATGCAACGGCCGATCTCGTCGATGAGAGGCAAAGAGAAGCTTTATTGGCGAAGTACCCCCACGTCGATATTCTCGTCAACAGCATGGGCATCTATGAGATCATGTCCTATGACGACATAGACGATGCCGTATGGGAGAAGTACTTCCGCACGAACGTTCTCGCCGCCAACGGCTTAACCAAGTTTTATTTGCCTTCCATGCTGAGTCGCGAATACGGCCGCATTATCTTTATCGCGAGCGAGGAAGCGGTGATGCCTTCCGGACAGATGCCTCAATACGGCGTGACCAAATCCATGCTGCTGTCGTTGTCCAGGAGCTTGTCCAAGTTGACGCGCGGCTCCGAAGTTACCGTAAACACGATCCTTCCGGGGCCGACCCTCTCCGAGAACGTGCAGCAGATCATCGAAAGCATTTATTCGAACGAAGAGATGACCTTCGAGGCGAAAGAGAAAGACTTTATGGCGAAGAACCTGCCTCAATCCGAAATCCAACGGTTTATCAGACCTGCGGAAATCGGCCGGTTGGCCGCTTTCATCTGCAGCCCGATGGCGTCTGCTTTCAAAGGGTCTCCGATCCGCATGGACGGAGGAATGGTGCCGACAATATATTAG
- a CDS encoding GNAT family N-acetyltransferase, producing the protein MSIFYTSRTEDIGEDALQELFLSVAWESGKYPNELLQAILGSHSVVTAWDGDKLVGLINALSDGVLTVYFHYMLIHPSYQNQGIGKALMNRMLDQYKGFKTKVLISYSDAVEFYHKVGFTQEDGATPMFISELV; encoded by the coding sequence ATGAGTATTTTTTACACTTCCCGTACGGAGGATATCGGAGAGGATGCGTTGCAGGAGCTATTTCTGTCCGTAGCCTGGGAATCCGGGAAGTATCCGAACGAACTTTTACAAGCCATCCTCGGATCTCATTCCGTAGTTACGGCTTGGGACGGAGATAAGCTGGTCGGTTTAATAAACGCATTGTCCGATGGCGTTCTAACTGTATATTTCCATTACATGCTTATCCATCCGAGTTATCAGAACCAGGGCATAGGCAAAGCATTGATGAACCGAATGCTTGATCAATATAAAGGGTTTAAAACGAAAGTATTAATTTCTTACTCCGATGCAGTAGAGTTCTATCATAAGGTTGGCTTCACACAGGAGGATGGAGCCACGCCGATGTTCATCTCGGAGTTGGTATAG
- a CDS encoding formylglycine-generating enzyme family protein: protein MDPNQQACPCCASPRNSGQPDNGIIKAADEGPYADPPARRPRPELQSDMIYIPGGEFWMGTDTSEGFPADGEGPPRRVRVDSFSISAHAVTNAQFRAFVEETGYVTEAERFGWSYVFHLFVSDASRAQVSNVPAGTPWWYVMNGAYWAKPEGLDSNIGDRLNHPVVHVSWNDAEAYCRWAGQRLPTEAEWEYAARGGLERKTYPWGDLLKPDGKHRCNIWQGKFPVKNNESDGYAGTAPVDAYEPNGYGLYNMSGNVWEWCADWFTSDYHAVSSTVNPRFDKPTGNRSMRGGSYLCHRSYCNRYRVAARSKNTPDSSTGNLGFRIAQSL, encoded by the coding sequence ATGGATCCGAATCAACAGGCATGCCCTTGCTGCGCTTCTCCCAGAAATTCAGGCCAACCTGACAATGGAATAATAAAGGCTGCCGACGAAGGACCTTACGCCGACCCGCCAGCACGACGCCCCCGCCCGGAACTGCAGAGCGACATGATTTACATTCCCGGGGGAGAATTTTGGATGGGAACGGACACGAGCGAAGGCTTCCCTGCCGATGGCGAAGGACCCCCGCGCCGGGTCCGGGTCGATTCATTCTCGATTTCCGCCCATGCGGTAACGAACGCCCAATTCAGGGCGTTCGTGGAGGAAACCGGTTACGTGACCGAAGCCGAACGGTTCGGCTGGTCCTACGTATTCCATTTGTTCGTATCGGACGCATCCAGAGCGCAAGTGAGCAATGTTCCGGCCGGCACGCCCTGGTGGTATGTCATGAACGGCGCATACTGGGCCAAGCCGGAAGGGCTCGACTCGAACATCGGGGATCGATTGAACCATCCTGTGGTTCACGTGTCGTGGAACGATGCCGAGGCCTATTGCCGTTGGGCCGGCCAGCGGCTTCCGACGGAAGCGGAATGGGAGTACGCCGCTCGGGGAGGACTGGAACGGAAAACCTACCCGTGGGGAGACCTGCTGAAGCCGGACGGGAAGCACCGCTGCAATATCTGGCAAGGTAAATTTCCCGTTAAGAATAACGAAAGTGACGGTTATGCCGGCACGGCCCCTGTCGATGCTTACGAGCCGAACGGCTATGGCCTGTACAACATGTCGGGTAACGTCTGGGAATGGTGTGCCGACTGGTTTACTTCGGATTATCATGCCGTCTCCTCGACGGTGAATCCCCGGTTCGACAAGCCTACCGGTAATCGTTCCATGCGAGGAGGCTCCTATTTGTGCCATCGCTCCTATTGCAACCGTTACCGAGTAGCCGCGCGAAGCAAGAACACGCCCGACAGTTCCACCGGAAACTTGGGTTTTCGTATTGCACAGTCGTTGTAA
- a CDS encoding chromate transporter — MLIQLFLTFFLVGLVSFGGGYAMIPLIQEEVLNRHHWMSAAQLSDIVAVAGMSPGPIATNIAVAVGQQQAGWIGAAVASLAVVLPSLILILAVGTIFARLQDHPLMKSSLYGIRPVVAGMIVFAAVTFAQNAGMFAQLSWFTWSQIGIFAGSLCALFFLHKHPFSVIILSGLVGIALYG; from the coding sequence ATGCTGATCCAGCTCTTTCTAACCTTTTTCCTCGTCGGGCTCGTCTCTTTCGGCGGCGGTTATGCCATGATTCCCCTCATCCAAGAGGAAGTGCTGAACCGGCACCATTGGATGAGCGCCGCCCAGCTCTCCGATATCGTCGCCGTCGCGGGGATGTCCCCCGGCCCCATCGCCACCAATATCGCGGTGGCCGTAGGACAGCAGCAAGCCGGCTGGATCGGAGCGGCCGTCGCGTCGCTCGCCGTTGTTTTGCCGTCCTTGATCCTGATTCTTGCAGTCGGCACCATTTTCGCCCGCCTTCAAGACCACCCGCTCATGAAATCATCCTTATACGGAATCCGCCCGGTCGTCGCGGGCATGATCGTCTTTGCCGCGGTCACGTTCGCGCAGAATGCCGGCATGTTCGCCCAGTTGTCCTGGTTCACTTGGAGCCAGATCGGTATCTTCGCCGGATCTCTGTGCGCCTTGTTTTTCCTGCATAAGCATCCGTTCTCCGTGATCATTCTTTCCGGTCTCGTAGGTATCGCGCTATATGGGTAG
- a CDS encoding chromate transporter, with product MNRKLKLLTSIFMTFLKMGPLTFGGGYALIPAIEKEVVDKKRWLCSEEIADVFAVSGSVPGAVAVNSATFIGYRIAGISGSIAALLGILLPTFCLMLLLTIFYVQLKDNPKIEAAFTAIRATVVALIAYAAIKIGRASIVDFATGALTAIAALLLYFGHLHPLLVIVFGATAGVTLVKIRKHGGRSPLSVTRKPQDKESVYDYMI from the coding sequence ATGAACCGAAAATTAAAGCTGCTAACGAGCATTTTCATGACGTTTCTTAAAATGGGGCCGTTGACGTTCGGCGGGGGATACGCTTTAATTCCCGCCATCGAAAAGGAAGTCGTGGACAAAAAAAGATGGCTTTGCTCCGAGGAAATCGCCGACGTCTTCGCGGTTTCAGGCTCAGTGCCCGGTGCGGTCGCCGTCAATTCGGCAACGTTCATCGGCTACAGAATCGCCGGCATTTCCGGATCGATTGCGGCGCTGCTCGGCATTCTTCTCCCTACCTTTTGCCTCATGCTCCTATTGACGATCTTCTATGTCCAGCTCAAGGACAATCCGAAAATCGAAGCCGCTTTCACGGCGATTCGGGCCACCGTCGTGGCTTTGATCGCATACGCGGCGATTAAAATCGGGCGCGCCTCCATCGTGGATTTCGCCACGGGAGCGCTCACCGCGATCGCAGCTCTCCTCCTCTATTTCGGTCACCTCCATCCGTTGCTCGTGATCGTTTTCGGAGCAACGGCCGGCGTCACCCTCGTAAAGATCCGTAAACATGGGGGGCGGTCACCATTGTCCGTGACTCGTAAACCGCAGGATAAAGAATCCGTATACGATTACATGATATAA
- a CDS encoding ROK family protein, with translation MNPPNIPSMKKLVYNRIAEYGPLSKAELLSAFQITSSTLTRMLEDMVSEKLIQAASLGTSSGGRRPILYRINPDYGYIFGLEISRFSSTLGLFDMALNPKSSIRWRMDETMTPEWLVDHAARHMKSILKDHGIDSSRVMGIGIGAVGPLDRDNGIILDPLHFPASGWRNVAICRLFEEETGWKTRLENGANAALLGEIWSMRDQGAQHALYIHAGVSLRSAIMSHGRIVHGSVDTEGSVGQMIIQTDGPRLSASGNYGALEAFASIRALEKKAQSQAQAGRNLEPVLRGLTPDRIDFSALLQALESEDPFTRELFDQSAVYFGVGLANLINTFHPEIVILGGPLISRNALYFDRAIEIAKKNIFYFPKYEPLFSKGSLKEDAVITGSALEVWQSLSFQE, from the coding sequence ATGAATCCGCCGAACATTCCGTCCATGAAGAAATTGGTCTATAACCGAATTGCCGAGTATGGTCCCCTGTCGAAGGCTGAACTGCTGTCCGCGTTTCAGATCACGTCAAGCACCCTGACTCGCATGTTGGAAGATATGGTAAGCGAAAAGCTCATTCAGGCAGCCAGCCTAGGAACTTCAAGCGGTGGACGGCGCCCGATTTTGTACCGGATCAATCCGGATTACGGATATATATTCGGGTTGGAGATCTCAAGGTTTTCGTCCACGTTGGGCCTTTTCGACATGGCCTTGAACCCGAAATCCTCGATCCGCTGGCGCATGGACGAGACCATGACACCCGAATGGCTTGTTGACCACGCCGCCCGTCATATGAAAAGCATTTTAAAAGACCACGGTATCGACTCTTCCCGCGTGATGGGGATCGGAATCGGAGCGGTCGGACCGTTGGATCGGGACAATGGCATCATTTTGGACCCTCTGCACTTTCCCGCTTCCGGTTGGCGGAACGTCGCCATCTGCCGGCTTTTCGAAGAAGAAACCGGCTGGAAAACCCGATTGGAGAACGGCGCGAATGCCGCGCTGCTGGGCGAAATTTGGTCAATGCGGGATCAAGGGGCACAGCACGCGCTCTATATTCACGCAGGGGTCAGCTTGCGTTCCGCCATTATGTCCCACGGACGGATCGTGCATGGGAGCGTCGATACGGAAGGCTCCGTCGGCCAAATGATCATCCAGACGGACGGGCCGCGTTTATCCGCATCCGGCAATTACGGGGCTCTCGAAGCCTTCGCCTCCATACGCGCTCTCGAGAAGAAAGCACAGTCCCAGGCCCAGGCGGGCCGAAATCTGGAACCCGTCTTAAGGGGGCTAACGCCCGATCGGATCGATTTCAGCGCCTTGCTTCAAGCCCTCGAGTCGGAGGACCCGTTTACCCGGGAGCTTTTCGATCAATCCGCCGTCTATTTCGGCGTCGGGTTGGCCAACCTCATCAATACCTTTCATCCGGAAATCGTGATTTTAGGCGGACCCTTGATTTCCCGCAATGCGCTTTATTTTGATCGGGCTATCGAAATCGCCAAAAAAAACATCTTCTACTTCCCCAAATACGAACCTTTGTTTTCCAAAGGATCGCTGAAGGAAGACGCGGTGATCACCGGATCCGCCCTTGAAGTTTGGCAGAGCCTCTCCTTCCAAGAATAA